The sequence below is a genomic window from Streptosporangium lutulentum.
ACGAGGAGTGCGCCGCCGCGATGAGCTCCTCCGGGGAGGTCTTGCCGTTGGCCTGCTCGGCCCGCGAGGCCCAGGACACGTCGAACGTGCCCACTCCGGAGGTGTCCAGAGAGACGGTGCCCGACCCGTCGAGCAGCGCGCCCTTCCACTGAGTTGTCGCGGTGCGTGTCGTCGCCATGGCGATTGTCCTTTCGATCACGAAGCGTTAGCCATGCACGACCTTACTCGCCGAGATCGCGGAGCCGCTCCCCGGAGCCCCTTTGCCGTCCCGGGGCGGCGGTGGCCGTCACAGGAGCCCGCAGGAGTCACCGAAGCCCCGTCGGCGGCGTCGAAAGCGCCCCCTGCGGCGCCGGGGAGGGGTGGGTCGCGGCCCGTTCGATGAGGGCGTCCAGGTCCAGGCCGGCGGGCAGGGTCCCGAAGGCGCGGCCCGACTCGCCGCTCAGGCGGGAGACGCAGAAGGCGTCGGCGACGGCCGGGGGCGCGAAGCGCACGAGCAGGGAACCCTGCAGGACCAGGGCCATGTCCTCGGCGACGCGCCGGGCCCTGACCTCGATGTCGGTGACGTCGCCAAGGGACTTGCGCAGGCGGTCGGCGGCGTCGTCCAGCCGCCGGTCGGCGCCGGCCGCGAGCGAGACCTCCGCGAGGAACGCCTCCTGCGCCTCGGGCTCGCGGCCCAGGGCGCGCAGCACGTCCAGCGCCGCGACGTTCCCCGAGCCCTCCCAGATGCTGTTCAGCGGCGACTCGCGGAACAGCCGGGGCATCTGCGACTCCTCCACGTAACCGTTGCCGCCCAGGCACTCCAGCGATTCGGCGGCGTGGACGGGGGCGCGCTTGCACACCCAGTACTTGCCGACGGCCAGCGCGGTACGGCGCAGCGCGCTCTCGGCCTGGTCTCCGGCGATGGCCCGATCGGTGGCCCCGGCCAGCCTCGTCATCAGGACGGTCGCGGCCTCCGACTCCAGGACCAGATCGGCCAGGACGTTGCGCATCAGGGGCTGGTCGATCAGTTTCCTGCCGAACGCGCCCCGGTGCGCGGCGTGGTGGACGGCCTGCGTCACGCCGTACCGCATGCCGGCCGCGGAACCGATCACGCAGTCGAGCCGCGTCAGGTTGACCATCTCCAGGATGGTCCGCACCCCCCGGCCCTCCTCGCCCACCAGCCAGGCGGTCGCGCCGTGGTACTCCACCTCGGCGCTGGCGTTGGACCTGTTGCCCAGCTTGTCCTTCAACCGCATCAGGTGCATGGCGTTGCGGCTGCCGTCGGGCAGGACCCGGGGGAGCAGGAAGCACGACAGCCCGCCAGGCGCTTGGGCGAGGACCAGGAACACGTCGCACATCGGGGCGGAGTTGAACCACTTGTGCCCGGTCAGGGCATAGCTGCCGTCGCTCAGCGGTTCGGCGCGGGTGGTGCCGGCGCGGACGTCGGAGCCGCCCTGCTTCTCGGTCATCGCCATCCCGGCGAGCACGCCGCGCTTGCCGAGCGGCGGGCGCAGCCCGAAATCGTAGCTCCGGGAGGCCAGCAGGGGCTCCCAGTCCGCGGCGAGCGCGGGAGTGTGGCGCAGCGCCGCGATCGAGGCGTAGGTCATCGAGATCGGGCAGCTGTGTCCCGACTCGACCTGGCTCCAGACGTAGAACTTGGCCGCGCGGGCCACGTGCGAGCCCGGCCGCTGGCTCGACCAGGGAGTGGCGTGCATGCCGTTCTCGACCGCGACGGTCATCAGCTCGTGCCAGGCGGGGTGGAACTCGACCTCGTCGATCCGCCTGCCGTACCGGTCGTGGGTGCGCAGGACGGGCGGATGCTCGTTCGCCAGTCGTCCCCACTCGATGGCCTGCTCCGACCCGGCGAGGATGCCGAGCCGGTGCAACTCGCCGGTGGCCCAGCCGGCGCCCTCGCGCGTCATACCGGCCACCAGCGTGGCGTCAGCGGACACGTCGTGACCGCTGAGAGGGGGAGCCTGGTTGAAGACGTCATGGGTCACGTACGGCCTCCGATGAACTCACCTGCACCATTTATTGGGTTCTGTCACCCATCTCAGCATTCTTCTCGCTTCCACACACCGGCGTGGAGCCCGGACGTCTGATTCACGAAAATGACGCCGGTGATCGCCGGAGGCCGCCCGGCGCCGGTGGGTCAGGAGTTCTTGACCAGGTCGCGGATGTAGTCGTCGTCCTCGTCGCTCTCGGCGAGCACGCGGTCCGCGCCCCTCTGGGCGCGAGCGTCGCCCCGGACGGCCAGACCGCGAGTGGCCTCGGCCACCGTGTTCAGGTCCTCGTCGTCGAGCCGGGCGGCCAGCGCGTCACGGATCTGCTCGGTGTCCTCCGCCAGCCCCGCCAGCCCCATGGTCGCCCAGTCGCGCACCTCCTCGTCGGAGTCCTCGGTCATCGAGATGAGCAGCGCGAGCCCCTCGGCGTGACCCTGGGGCAGGACGGCGGCCAGCGCGGCGGGGTCGGCCTGGGTGCGCACCCAGCCGTCGGCGGTGATGATCTCCAGCACCTCGGGCAGGGCCCGCGGGTCGGCGTGATGGCCGAGCGCGCCGAGCACCGAGCGCAGCACCCGCTCGTCGCCCTCGGTGGCCGCCATCCGCCGGAGGACCGGCAGCGTGTCCTCCAGGTAGGGCTTCTCGCCCTCGGTGAAGCCGAACTCGGCGAGCACGTCGACGGCGAACTCCCGCTTGCGCGGGTCCTCGCTGACGCTCAGCCGGGTCAGCGCGTCGAAGGTCTCCTGGTCACCGCGCTTGCTCAGCGAGCTCGCCACCGTCCACCAGGTCTCGGCCTCCTCGTCGACGTCCCGGTACGGCAGCGCCCGCTCGACCAGGGCGTCGAACGGCTGCGGCTCGTTCGTCGCGTCCTCCAGCAGGGTCGCGATGGCCGCGTGGCCGCGCTGGCACTGGAGCTCGGCCGTGCGGGTCCCGTCGGGACCCACGGCCGCGACGGTCACCAGGTCGGTGCCGTCCTTGGCGCGGGTGCGGCCGATGACGAACTGGGAATCCTCGGGGGCCTGCTCGGTGAGCTGCTCCAGCAGCGCGCTCTCCAGCTGGGTGCCGAGCCAGTCGCCTGCGATGATCAGCGGAGTGTCGCCCTCGCCGTCCGGGCGGGCCGGGTCGGCTCCCGCCTCCAGCAGCACGCGCACGGCGCCCAGGGCCCCGCGCCGGGCCGCCAGGGTGAGCGCGGTCTCACCGTTCTCGTTGGCGTCCTCGGCGTCGGCTCCGGCCTCCAGGAGCACCCGCAGCGTGTCGGCCTGGCCGTTGGAGGCGGCCCAGAGCAGGGCGCTCCACCCGTCGCTCTCCCGGCCGGCCGGATCCGCGCCGGCGGCCAGCAGCGCCTCCACGATCTCGGTGTGATCCAGCGCCGCGGCTCCGGACAGGGGCAGCCCCTCGTCCTCGCCCCCGCTGATCCGGTTGGGGTCGGCGCCGTGGGCCAGGAGGGCGCGCACGACCGGCAGGCGGCCCCGCGTCGAGGCCAGATAGAGCGCCGTCGTCTCGTTCGCGCCGTCGGGGTCGGCGCTCGTGCCGCTCTGGAGCAGGTGCTCGACCCGCTCGGCGTCGTTCCCCGTCACCGCGTCCAGAAGTTCTTGGTACATGTCTCCGGATCATAGGGCTTGTCCGCCGGGCTCAGCCGCCCAGCGCCCAGGCTTTGCGTAATCGCCCGGGGCCGCTCACCCGGGTCGCACGGCCCGGCCGTACGGCGAGCGCGGCCGATCGGCCCGGCGGGGTCGCGGATTCCGCGGAACGCACGTCGTCCAAGGTATGGAGGAGCGACTCCTCCCTTCGAGGGATCCCCTGCGAAGACAAGTCGAGATATGTTGTGTGCCATGAACGACCCTGGTGCAATGCGGGCCTC
It includes:
- a CDS encoding ankyrin repeat domain-containing protein produces the protein MYQELLDAVTGNDAERVEHLLQSGTSADPDGANETTALYLASTRGRLPVVRALLAHGADPNRISGGEDEGLPLSGAAALDHTEIVEALLAAGADPAGRESDGWSALLWAASNGQADTLRVLLEAGADAEDANENGETALTLAARRGALGAVRVLLEAGADPARPDGEGDTPLIIAGDWLGTQLESALLEQLTEQAPEDSQFVIGRTRAKDGTDLVTVAAVGPDGTRTAELQCQRGHAAIATLLEDATNEPQPFDALVERALPYRDVDEEAETWWTVASSLSKRGDQETFDALTRLSVSEDPRKREFAVDVLAEFGFTEGEKPYLEDTLPVLRRMAATEGDERVLRSVLGALGHHADPRALPEVLEIITADGWVRTQADPAALAAVLPQGHAEGLALLISMTEDSDEEVRDWATMGLAGLAEDTEQIRDALAARLDDEDLNTVAEATRGLAVRGDARAQRGADRVLAESDEDDDYIRDLVKNS
- a CDS encoding isovaleryl-CoA dehydrogenase, with protein sequence MTHDVFNQAPPLSGHDVSADATLVAGMTREGAGWATGELHRLGILAGSEQAIEWGRLANEHPPVLRTHDRYGRRIDEVEFHPAWHELMTVAVENGMHATPWSSQRPGSHVARAAKFYVWSQVESGHSCPISMTYASIAALRHTPALAADWEPLLASRSYDFGLRPPLGKRGVLAGMAMTEKQGGSDVRAGTTRAEPLSDGSYALTGHKWFNSAPMCDVFLVLAQAPGGLSCFLLPRVLPDGSRNAMHLMRLKDKLGNRSNASAEVEYHGATAWLVGEEGRGVRTILEMVNLTRLDCVIGSAAGMRYGVTQAVHHAAHRGAFGRKLIDQPLMRNVLADLVLESEAATVLMTRLAGATDRAIAGDQAESALRRTALAVGKYWVCKRAPVHAAESLECLGGNGYVEESQMPRLFRESPLNSIWEGSGNVAALDVLRALGREPEAQEAFLAEVSLAAGADRRLDDAADRLRKSLGDVTDIEVRARRVAEDMALVLQGSLLVRFAPPAVADAFCVSRLSGESGRAFGTLPAGLDLDALIERAATHPSPAPQGALSTPPTGLR